A stretch of the Archangium violaceum genome encodes the following:
- a CDS encoding serine/threonine-protein kinase — MHEEHEVELRVAVAEGLLSREEVDALREEAGRAGMSPLRLLVERGRLSEESLVSLRGLVREAVPDTRPDEAPRFPVAGWERYQPVRFLGQGGMGRVFLAYDPRLRRDVALKFVRDGDPELTRRFLTEARAQARVRHARVCEVYEVGEVDGKVFIAMQYIDGQPLSVLARALTVEQKAMVLREAALGVHEAHRVGLIHRDLKPSNILVARTAEGSLEPYVMDFGLARDWNEQGTATGTVLGTPHYMAPEQARGEVTTLDRRADVYSLGATLYSVLTGQPPIPGSNGLEVLNNIANWEPRPPRALDPDLPADLEAIALKCLEKDRSARYDSARALAEDLDRFLAGEPIQARAAGLAYRLRKKLRKHRAIASVASVSLVAVVFALGWAGLQRRDAVLREHLARRFTEQVASVESAARYSDLSPLHDTRADHEALRARMTGLEEEIRQGGERAVGPGHYALGRGYLALGDEAKARELLDSAWAHGFQEPRVAYALALVMGRIYQRELDEARRIRDRDQREARLREAGRRYREPALAYLRRSEGADVPSAGYVAALIAFYEERYEDALARLDAVGDALPWFYEAPLLRGDILVARAWRRWERGERDGALDDFDAGRRAYAKAASIGESVPSIHRALANLEFFALMTELYGQGEVLPPFTRAQEALSRALTAAPDHYPSRVLQARLYRRLAEFRLHQGGDVGAPLKQAEEAARSALELAPTSPDAPLELAQIHWVWGGYLEGRSEDPREHLRQAAGLFDGIAPEARGVEFHLNRGLVFTTWADYEDQLREDSSAHREAAIQAYLAAIALDERMPAAWSNLGTAYFSRASLPRASAPEGDLEKARAALERAQALNPGFVVPYYYAGQVFELRARLLRARGADARPELALALEQYQKGLAINPRFLALLNGMGTVLLARAQEEWDHGGDPFVSLDEARASFARMLELEPKHPAALNNLGEASARRAFYQTRLGVEPGPATRLAVESFRQTLPLLPSSATPWTNLALASTNLALFELEHGRDPGANLASASEALREALARDPNDEKAWQGLGELRGLEARWRALRGRARAGDFEAAAQAYEKALTLAPDNQEARVGFAHLCREWAVWLRGAHGEPGPVLKRALGLAEELLRAGPGGPEAHVLHASVLAELAEGESVAEERRSLRARALEELTEALARNRNLEPGGSGLLSWLRRSGADSP, encoded by the coding sequence TCCCGTCGCGGGCTGGGAGCGCTACCAGCCCGTGAGGTTCCTCGGCCAGGGCGGCATGGGGCGGGTGTTCCTCGCGTACGATCCCCGATTGCGTCGCGACGTGGCCCTCAAGTTCGTCCGGGATGGAGACCCCGAGCTCACCCGCCGCTTCCTCACCGAGGCCCGCGCCCAGGCCCGGGTGCGTCACGCGCGCGTGTGCGAGGTGTATGAGGTCGGTGAGGTCGACGGGAAGGTCTTCATCGCCATGCAGTACATCGACGGGCAGCCGCTCAGCGTGCTCGCGCGAGCGCTCACCGTCGAGCAGAAGGCGATGGTGCTCCGCGAGGCCGCGCTGGGCGTGCACGAGGCGCACCGGGTGGGGCTCATCCACCGGGACCTCAAGCCCTCCAACATCCTGGTGGCACGCACCGCGGAGGGCTCCCTCGAGCCCTATGTGATGGACTTCGGGCTGGCGCGCGACTGGAACGAGCAGGGGACCGCCACCGGCACGGTGCTCGGCACGCCCCACTACATGGCGCCCGAGCAGGCCCGGGGCGAAGTGACGACGTTGGACAGGCGGGCGGATGTCTACAGCCTGGGCGCCACGCTCTACAGCGTCCTCACCGGCCAACCGCCCATTCCGGGCAGCAATGGCCTGGAGGTGCTCAACAACATCGCCAACTGGGAGCCGCGCCCGCCGCGCGCGCTGGATCCGGACCTGCCGGCGGACCTCGAGGCCATTGCCCTCAAGTGCCTGGAGAAGGACCGCTCCGCCCGCTACGACTCGGCGCGTGCCCTGGCCGAGGACCTGGATCGGTTCCTGGCGGGCGAGCCCATCCAGGCCCGTGCCGCGGGACTCGCGTACCGTCTGCGCAAGAAGCTCCGCAAGCACCGCGCCATCGCCTCGGTGGCCTCGGTCTCGCTCGTCGCCGTGGTGTTCGCCCTGGGGTGGGCGGGCCTCCAGCGCCGCGACGCCGTGCTGCGCGAACATCTGGCGCGGCGCTTCACCGAGCAGGTCGCGAGCGTCGAGTCCGCCGCCCGCTACTCGGACCTCTCACCCCTGCACGACACGCGCGCCGACCACGAGGCCCTCCGGGCGAGGATGACCGGGCTCGAGGAGGAGATCCGCCAGGGGGGTGAGCGCGCGGTGGGGCCGGGCCATTACGCCCTGGGGCGTGGCTACCTCGCCCTGGGTGACGAGGCGAAGGCCCGCGAGCTCCTCGACTCCGCGTGGGCGCACGGCTTCCAGGAGCCCCGGGTCGCCTATGCGCTGGCGCTCGTGATGGGCCGCATCTATCAGCGGGAGCTCGACGAGGCACGGCGGATCCGGGATCGGGACCAGCGGGAGGCCCGTCTGCGCGAGGCCGGGCGTCGCTATCGGGAACCCGCGCTCGCGTACCTCCGGCGGAGCGAGGGGGCGGACGTTCCCTCCGCGGGTTACGTGGCGGCGCTCATCGCCTTCTACGAGGAGCGCTACGAGGACGCCCTGGCACGGCTCGATGCCGTGGGGGATGCGCTCCCCTGGTTCTACGAGGCCCCGCTGTTGCGAGGCGACATCCTCGTGGCGCGTGCCTGGCGGCGGTGGGAGCGGGGCGAGCGCGATGGGGCGTTGGATGACTTCGATGCGGGCCGCCGGGCCTACGCGAAGGCCGCGAGCATCGGCGAGAGTGTGCCCTCCATCCACCGGGCCCTGGCGAACCTCGAGTTCTTCGCGCTGATGACGGAGTTGTATGGCCAGGGAGAGGTCCTGCCTCCCTTCACCCGTGCGCAGGAGGCGCTCTCCCGCGCGCTCACGGCCGCGCCGGACCACTACCCGAGCCGCGTGCTCCAGGCCCGGCTCTACCGGAGGCTCGCCGAGTTCCGGCTCCACCAGGGCGGCGATGTCGGGGCTCCGTTGAAGCAGGCCGAGGAGGCGGCGCGGAGTGCCCTCGAGCTCGCGCCCACGTCTCCGGACGCGCCCCTGGAGCTGGCGCAGATCCACTGGGTCTGGGGCGGCTACCTGGAAGGCCGCTCCGAGGATCCTCGTGAGCACCTGCGCCAGGCGGCCGGGTTGTTCGACGGCATCGCCCCGGAGGCACGGGGCGTCGAGTTCCACCTCAACCGGGGCCTCGTCTTCACCACGTGGGCCGACTACGAGGATCAACTCCGGGAAGACTCCTCGGCGCACCGGGAGGCGGCCATCCAGGCCTATCTGGCGGCCATTGCCCTGGACGAGCGCATGCCGGCGGCCTGGAGCAACCTGGGGACGGCGTACTTCTCCCGGGCCTCGCTCCCTCGCGCCAGTGCGCCCGAAGGAGACCTGGAGAAGGCCCGGGCCGCGCTCGAGAGAGCCCAGGCGCTCAACCCCGGCTTCGTGGTGCCCTACTACTACGCGGGTCAGGTCTTCGAGCTGCGGGCCCGGCTCCTGCGCGCGCGGGGGGCGGATGCCCGGCCGGAACTGGCGCTCGCCCTGGAGCAGTACCAGAAGGGACTGGCCATCAATCCCCGCTTCCTGGCGTTGCTCAACGGCATGGGCACGGTGCTGCTGGCCCGGGCACAGGAGGAGTGGGACCACGGGGGCGATCCCTTCGTGTCACTTGACGAGGCCCGGGCCTCCTTCGCGCGGATGCTGGAGCTGGAGCCGAAACATCCCGCCGCCCTCAACAACCTCGGTGAGGCGAGCGCGCGCCGGGCCTTCTACCAGACACGGCTCGGGGTGGAGCCCGGTCCGGCCACGCGGCTGGCGGTGGAGTCCTTCCGGCAGACGCTGCCGCTGCTTCCCTCCAGCGCGACGCCGTGGACGAACCTCGCCCTGGCCTCCACCAACCTGGCCCTCTTCGAACTGGAGCACGGGCGCGACCCGGGGGCGAATCTGGCGAGTGCGTCCGAGGCCCTCCGGGAGGCGCTCGCCCGCGACCCGAACGATGAGAAGGCCTGGCAGGGGCTTGGGGAGCTCCGAGGGCTGGAGGCCCGCTGGAGAGCACTGCGAGGGCGGGCCCGCGCCGGGGATTTCGAGGCGGCGGCACAGGCCTACGAGAAGGCGCTCACGCTGGCGCCGGACAACCAGGAGGCGCGTGTCGGCTTCGCCCACTTGTGCCGGGAGTGGGCCGTCTGGCTGCGGGGAGCGCACGGTGAACCCGGTCCGGTGCTGAAGCGTGCGCTCGGACTGGCGGAGGAACTGCTGAGGGCGGGACCCGGAGGGCCGGAGGCGCACGTCCTGCACGCGAGCGTGCTGGCGGAGCTGGCGGAAGGGGAGTCCGTTGCCGAGGAGCGGCGGAGTCTGCGTGCCAGGGCGCTGGAGGAGCTCACCGAGGCGCTCGCACGCAACCGCAACCTGGAGCCCGGAGGGAGTGGTCTCCTGTCGTGGCTGCGGCGGTCCGGCGCCGATTCGCCATAG